One window of the Ureibacillus sp. FSL W7-1570 genome contains the following:
- the tnpA gene encoding IS200/IS605 family transposase — translation MSSDINSLAHTKWNCKYHIVFAPKYRRQIIYGKIKKDIGQILRQLCERKGVEIIEATACKDHIHMLVSIPPKLSVSSFVGYLKGKSSLMIFDRHAHLKYRYGNRKFWCRGFYVDTVGRNKKVIEEYIRNQIQDDIIADQLSMEEFIDPFTGEEIKRKSRKK, via the coding sequence ATGTCTTCTGACATAAATAGTTTAGCACATACTAAATGGAATTGTAAGTATCACATTGTATTTGCGCCAAAATATAGAAGACAGATAATCTATGGAAAGATAAAGAAAGATATAGGACAAATATTAAGACAACTATGTGAAAGAAAAGGTGTAGAAATTATTGAAGCTACCGCATGTAAAGACCACATACATATGTTGGTTAGTATTCCACCGAAATTAAGTGTTTCATCATTCGTGGGATATTTAAAAGGAAAAAGTAGTTTAATGATATTCGATCGACATGCCCATTTAAAATATCGATATGGAAACAGAAAATTTTGGTGTAGAGGATTTTATGTGGATACGGTAGGCAGAAATAAAAAGGTAATAGAAGAATATATTCGAAATCAAATACAAGATGATATCATTGCGGATCAACTCAGTATGGAAGAATTTATTGATCCATTTACAGGTGAAGAGATAAAAAGAAAATCGAGGAAAAAATAA